Proteins encoded by one window of Thunnus thynnus chromosome 3, fThuThy2.1, whole genome shotgun sequence:
- the LOC137173791 gene encoding RNA binding protein fox-1 homolog 2-like isoform X4, whose amino-acid sequence MMGLYYPSVLSGSQDSAGGQDGLVPPPFSAFPPPPPPPPQNGLTLDYGGSLYAAGAVQGPVEAGGVANSAANATNSLSAQQSDGSSQIDGQSGVGSGGGGGGGSIGDDSDAKGTPKRLHVSNIPFRFRDPDLRQMFGQFGKILDVEIIFNERGSKGFGFVTFETSADAERAREKLHGTLVEGRKIEVNNATARVMTNKKMTTPYSNGEGLAALPYAGWKLSPMVGAMYSPELYTGNTAVPGFPYPAAAAAAASTAATFRGAHLRGRARPVYSAVRAAVPQPAIPTYPGVMAYQDGFYGAADLYGGYAAYRYAQPAAVATPAAAAAAAAAYSDSYGRVYTADPYHAALAPAAYGVGAMATLYRGGYSRFAPY is encoded by the exons ATGATGGGACTGTACTATCCTTCCGTGTTGTCG gGCTCTCAGGATAGTGCTGGCGGCCAGGACGGACTCGTACCTCCACCCTTCTCCGCGTTCCCTCCACCTCCACCGCCGCCCCCCCAGAACGGCCTGACCCTGGATTACGGGGGCAGCCTGTACGCAGCGGGGGCCGTCCAGGGCCCCGTGGAAGCCGGCGGAGTAGCGAACAGCGCCGCCAACGCCACCAACAGCCTCAGCGCACAA CAGTCAGACGGGTCCTCTCAGATTGATGGCCAGTCAGGGGTCGGCTCggggggaggaggtggtggagggagcATCGGTGATGATTCAGATGCCAAGGGGACCCCCAAACGCCTCCACGTGTCCAACATCCCCTTTCGCTTCCGAGACCCCGACCTACGGCAGATGTTTGGG CAATTTGGCAAAATCCTGGATGTGGAGATCATTTTCAATGAAAGGGGATCCAAG GGCTTCGGTTTTGTAACATTTGAGACGAGTGCAGATgcagagagagccagagagaagCTTCATGGTACACTGGTGGAAGGACGTAAAATCGAG GTCAATAATGCCACAGCCAGAGTGATGACAAACAAGAAGATGACCACCCCGTACTCTAACGGAGAGGGCCTCGCTGCTCTACCATATG CTGGATGGAAGTTGAGTCCGATGGTTGGAGCGATGTACAGTCCTGAACTCtatacaggtaatacagcag ttCCAGGGTTTCCGtacccagcagcagcagcagcggccgCCTCCACCGCTGCGACCTTTCGGGGTGCTCACCTGCGGGGTCGTGCTCGGCCCGTCTACAGCGCAGTCAGGGCAGCTGTGCCGCAGCCTGCCATCCCTACCTACCCGgg tgtgatGGCCTATCAGGATGGTTTTTACGGTGCCGCTGATCTCTAT GGTGGCTATGCAGCGTATCGTTACGCCCAGCCAGCTGCGGTAGCGACTCCCGCAGCAGCAGCGGCCGCAGCAGCAGCTTACAGTGACAG CTACGGACGAGTTTATACGGCAGACCCCTACCATGCTGCACTCGCCCCGGCTGCCTACGGTGTTGGAGCCATG GCCACGCTGTACAGGGGAGGCTACAGTAGATTTGCCCCTTACTAA
- the LOC137180519 gene encoding retinal cone rhodopsin-sensitive cGMP 3',5'-cyclic phosphodiesterase subunit gamma-like, with amino-acid sequence MADVATPADKKAPPKFKQRAARTFKSKAPKPGQKGFGDDIPGMEGLGTDITVVCPWEAFGDMELSDLAKYGIV; translated from the exons ATGGCAGATGTTGCAACTCCCGCCGACAAGAAGGCACCTCCTAAATTCAAGCAGAGGGCTGCTCGCACATTCAAGAGCAAGGCCCCTAAACCAGGCCAGAAGGG ATTTGGAGACGACATCCCCGGCATGGAGGGTCTCGGCACAGACATCACAGTGGTGTGCCCATGGGAAGCCTTCGGGGACATGGAGCTCAGCGACCTGGCGAAATATGGAATTGTTTAG
- the LOC137173816 gene encoding retinal cone rhodopsin-sensitive cGMP 3',5'-cyclic phosphodiesterase subunit gamma-like, with translation MADAAVAAPADKKAPPKFKQRAARTFKSKAPKPGQKGFGDDIPGMEGLGTDITVVCPWEAFGDMELSDLAKYGIV, from the exons ATGGCAGACGCAGCTGTTGCAGCACCCGCCGACAAGAAGGCACCTCCCAAGTTCAAGCAGAGGGCTGCTCGCACCTTCAAGAGCAAGGCTCCTAAACCAGGCCAGAAGGG ATTCGGAGACGACATCCCCGGCATGGAGGGTCTCGGCACAGACATCACAGTGGTGTGCCCATGGGAAGCCTTCGGGGACATGGAGCTCAGCGACCTGGCGAAATATGGAATTGTCTAG